The following DNA comes from Oncorhynchus mykiss isolate Arlee chromosome 16, USDA_OmykA_1.1, whole genome shotgun sequence.
AGATCGTATAAATTGGTATGGGTCCATTAGAGGATCAATTTTAAGATCCCAGTCTGTCCTGGCTGTACAATGATCAACCAACCCTATACAGCACATCAAACTTGGTTTCTCTCATCAAAGACAGGCGGACCATTAGTTGATACTTTCTTTCACAGCTCGAGTGCAATGCTGCCGTAGCCTATAATTTGAGTCTGGCGTAATCGTTTTAGGCTAATGTTGAAATACAGTAGTCGTCTTTATGGTCTGCAGAAGATGAGGACAATAATGGCGGTTAATTGGCGAGTTCGTTTTGTTTGCATCGACGGGATTTGCACATTTTAGACCATTCGATTGGTCCTATCAGTACCACCGAACGACGGAGAGGCTGTCCCTCAACTCAACAACCAATAGGATCATCTGTACTGGAAGCTCTGGGGGTTTTGTGAATGTGCCAGCGAACAAGGAAATGATTGTGAAGTAAAAACAACACATCAGTGTTTTAATCGTAACGTGGAATGGCTCAGCTAGTGGGGTTGGGAATCCTAGCACTCGTTGTCAGTTGACGTGTGAAAGGGGCTGCAACAGCAATTGGATGCAAGCTAGCTACCAGTGCTAAATTAGCTAACATTAGGTGAAAGTCAAAGGCAAGGAATTAGCTCACTGGCTAGGTGACAACACATTCCAGTTCACATAACGTCAATGCCAACATGGCAGGGGGCAACAACAACGGCCAAGGGACAGGAgttggagaggagaagacagcCTCTCCTAGACAGAGTGAAGGTACAACTATATTTTGTTCAGCTGCTAGTTAGCATGATGTTTAGCAGACTGTACTGTGTTGATTTGCTATCCATGTTAGCtcatttagctaacgttagctaactaactatACAGCTACAGCAGTGTCAGTGGCTCGTATCTAGCTATTTTAAAATAGCTACCTAGTTCATTAATAAAGTATCCAGGCAGAGGATATGGCCTATTATTCAGCGtatatatatgtgtttgtgtgactcTGAAAGTTGCATTCAAAACGTTAGCTATAGCCTCTTTCATGCATTGAGCCTGTGTGTGTTGTAACTTTGGTGATGTGGAActtgtctttctcttttttttacaGCCAGGTGAGGGTGGGGTCAGAAACTCCTCACACCTGTTTGAGTTAACTGCGCCTTAATGTAACTAATATGAATCAACCAACCATACAAGTCAGACAACTAGTAGGAACATGTGAAAATAGTAGTCCTTTATCGTACAGTAGGCAGATATTAATAATTGTAAACTGGgtagttcgagccctgaatgctaattggctgacagccgtggtttATCAGATCTTATACCAACGGGTATGACCAAGCATTTATTTGtattgctctaattacattggtaactagtttataatagcaataagccatcttgggggtttgtggtatatggccaatataccacggctaaatgctgtatccaggcactccgagtTGCGTCTTATGTAAGAACAGCCCTGAGCTGTAGTATATTGGctgtataccacaccccctcgggccttattactTAAACAATGAACGGTTTAAATCAGCACAGTagtttattataataataataatatgttctgTTTGCTTTTGAAAGTAAAAGTCAAATTTAAAAcattggcattgttgaattcaatttccataatagcaagctaggactgatgttttggttagctaaactagcaagtaaTTTTGTTTGGATACAAAGGCAACAACTGTAGCTATCTGGTAAACATGCCAGCTATCTACTTCAGTGCATGTTGAACACAGTTCTAGCGGCAAATGTGTTAAATTCTAGCCATGGTATTTAAGTGATAACGCctgagaagccagtgtttggaggatatattggcacgggtgttgttacgCCTGAGATGGCAAACCgtaccaatatatcctccaaacaccggattcgagggcattatcacttttatacaacatattcaaataacaattgacatattttcataaacGTTATTTGGATTAATATCTTCCTTCCACAAGTTATAGTCCCTATACATCTAGGGTTGcaacccaagccggctggtcgtttgtTCTATCAGTTCAGTTGCCAGAGACGGGACCCACTCTTTTTGTTCTGCATCTATGGATGTGACCCAGTCGTCCATattggctggcaacgttcttatcccttgctatCAAATAAACGTAACAATCCAAGTTTTGTCCTAACCACACCATATTCCTGCCGAGTTAGACAGCAGGCTGCCATTAGACCACGCAAGACTTCTTAACACATAATCTACGACTGTTTACACAGCAGGAATATGGTACAGTTTGGACAAAAGTTGGATTcagatgtttattttatttacattttttcatttaaaattgtacccccttttctccccaagtccgtggtatccaattgttagtaattactatcttgtctcatcgctacatctCCTGTACtggctcgggagaggtgaaggtcgaaagccatggctgcactgcttcttaacacagcgcgcatccaacccggaagccagccgcaccaatgtgtctgaggaaacaccgtgcacctggctaccttggttagcctgcactgcgcccggcccgccacaggggtcgctggtgcgcgatgagacaaggatatcccaaccggccaaaccctccctaacccgggacgacgctaggccaattgtgcattgccccacggacctcccggtcgcggccggctgcgacagagcctgggcgcgaacccagagtctctggtggcacagctagcgctgcgatgcagtgccctagaccactgcgtgACCCGGGAGGCCCAGATGTTTATTTGATAGCTAGGAACAACTTTACGTTATGTCTGATAAGTAAAATCCTTAGAGATTATACATATGGTTTTGTTGACAGGAAACTTTTTTGGGGGGTGACGACGGAGGGGTTCCAACCAATACACAGACTCCCGAAGTTGTCCCAAAGCTATGCTCTGCCTATGTCTTGTGAGAATAGATTTTCATCTGGTTCAACTGACTTGGATTTTCAGCTATGCAATGCAAAGTAGTCTAATGATGTCATCTGATGTTGTCTTCTTACTACAGTGAACAGAAAGCTGAAATACATCAGTTTGGCCATCCTTGTTGTCCAGAATGCCTCTCTCATCCTCAGCATTCGCTATGTCCGTACGCTGCCCGGTGATCGTTTCTTCACCACCTCTGCAGTGGTTATGGCAGAGGTGCTCAAAGTACTTACCTGCCTTCTCATCATTTTATTCCAGAGAAAAGGTAAGCCTCAATTATTGAACATTGAAACCCCCTAAGGTCGATGTCCGCGCCTTTACAGAAAtttaattagcataatacaaaatcCCCAATAAAAATCTGCCCGTTTAAGCTCTAGATATGTTTGTTTTTGCATTTGATGCATCTAAATCCCCTACTGTctgtcgcacttccgcatctgccgGCAGAGctggagcggtgtttgtcagaccatgagacatcacgGAAATCGGTGTTCTCATAAttgtctgtagcgtctgaacagtttggcctacaaactatggTGAACAGATGAGACTCAGGAACACAAagggtgttctctgttttgctctacgacccccacaagcgtcTTGAGACTtatctgaagtcggtacagccgatctgccaacttctgtctgaacagtttgggctacaaaACTAATATGACGCCTCTGGGTAAAGGTGAGACTCACACAtgtgcagtgcattcagaaagtattcggaccccttcccccttttccacatgttgttattttacagccttattctaacatggattaaacaattattaatctacacacaataccctataatgacaaagcaaaaagtgttatttttttaaacatttttgcaaatgtattaaaaatgaaaagataCCTTATTACTACATAagtccctttgctatgagacttgaaattgagctaaggtgaatcttgtttccattgatcgtcctccATTGAtcatatttctacaacttgattagagtccacctgtggtaaatttaattgattggacatgatttggaaaggtcccacagttgatagtttttgctctgacgtgcactaagccatgaggttgaaggaatggtCCGTAGAtctcagacaggattgtgtcgagtcacagatttggggaagggtaccaaaacatttctgcagcattgaaggtccccaagaacacagtggcctccctcattattaaatggaagaagtttgaaaccaccaagattcttcctagagctggccgcccggctaaactgagcaatcgggggagaagggccttggtcagggaggtgaccaagaaacagatggtcagtctgacagagctaaatacttctctgtggagatgggagaacattccagatgcgcaaccatctctgcagcactcccccaatcaggtgtttatggtggagtggcgagatgaaagccactcctcattaaaaggcacatgacagccccctttgagtttgccaaaaggcagctaaagactctcagaccatgagaaacaagattctctggtctgatgaaaccaagattgaactctttggcctgaataccaagtgtcacatctggaggaaacctgacacgatccctacggtgaagcatggtggtggcagcatcatgctgtgtttaTTTAGTTttgcggcaggaactgggagactagtcaggatcgagagaaataTGAACGGAGAAAAggagagatccttgttgaaaacctgctccagagcactcaggacctcagactggggcaaaggttcaccttacaacaggataacgaccctaagcacacagctaagacaatgcaggagtgccttcgggacaagtctctgaatgtccttgactggctcagctagagcccggacttgaacccgatcgaacatctttggagagactggaaaatagctgtgcagcgacgctccccatccaacctgacagggcttgagaggatctgcagagaatggaaaaaaactccccaaatacaggtgtgccaagcttgtggcgtcatacccaagaagactcaaggatgtaatcactgccaaaggtgcttcaacaaagtactgagtaatttCTCAAAtttacttcaaggggtcttaaaattctaaatcaaatagcaaaattatGCTTGGTTTGACCAGTATTAAACATTCCATATAGCTTACTAGAATGGGTTAATGTGTGTAATGGGGATTTTCGGTGGAACCAAGGAGCGAAGTCATTGTTAATATCAAACAGAAATGTTTTACAAAAATTCAGGGAGAACACCTCCAGAGCAGAAGCAAAGAACATGAATTGGAGACAGGCCCTTATTATTCTAATCAGTACCCAATGTTCTCCAAACATCAGCCTGAGAATCTTGTACAAAGTCAAAACAAAAGACAGTGACTTTGCCAGCTGCTGTAGAATCGGTGTTCATAATGTCATCAATACAATAATAATCAGTGTGTCCTGGGTCCTTGTACCTTCAGTAGCCCTGATGTCAATCACTATCAAACGACATAACAACCCATAACATTCGTTAACAATTCTGCTACTGACCATCAACCAGTACACAAATGAATATAGCCCTGGAAGCATTGTTAATTGCTCTTAACTGAATATGAACTTTATTCATCTTAAATATTTCCATTTACATTGTGTTTACTGCAGAAACATTTTGGCTTTGTTTTTTAAAGTTCAATACTTGGCTAATTTGTGTTGTCAATACACATGACCTACCTGCAAAATGTAAATGTGGTGGTCTGCATTTTCACCTGTCTCTTACAATcaactcgctctctccctctcccaggaaACCTAAAGGAGTTTATTGTATTGCAGTACAACTCCATTGTCATCCAATACAAGGACACGCTTAAACTGGCTGTCCCAGCCCTCATCTATACCTTGCAGAACAACCTCCAGTATGTGGCTATCTCCAATTTACCCGCAGCTACTTTCCAGGTTAGTTGCTCTGGCTGCCTGGTAATGAGATATGTTTCTTCTAGCGTCGCATCCTTGATTATGATATCTCATAGCAAATCACTTTACCACAAGCATAAACCCCTTGAGTACCCCACAATAGCCTATAATgccattttttgttttgtttcccaTACCCTCCTGTaagtttaaaacttttttttaaaattttttttattttttaatgatTTTAGACTGCAATATGCAAAATGTATGTTGTTAAATGCTGTTTGGTTTAATGAATGTTGTGGTTATTTCTCCAGGTGACCTACCAGCTGAAAATTCTGACCACAGCTCTTTTCTCAGTGCTGATGCTGCGGAAGAGCCTATCACGGATTCAGTGGCTGTCCCTGCTCCTGCTGTTCGCTGGGGTTGCTATCGTACAGCTGGAGCAGGAAGGAAAACAGAAGGAGACTACCGTCACTGGACCGAGCCAGAACTATGCCAAAGGACTGGTGGCAGTGATAGTGTCCTGCCTCTCCTCTGGCTTTGCTGGAGTGTACTTTGAGAAAATCCTTAAGGGCAGTTCAGCCTCTGTGTGGATGAGGAACATCCAGCTGGGCATATTTGGCACTCTACTAGGCCTGTTGGGCATGTGGTGGAACGATGGCCTTGCCATTGCAGAGAAGGGCTTCCTGTTTGGGTACACACCCATGGTATGGGGCGTCATCTTTAACCAGGCTTTTGGGGGTTTACTGGTGGCGGTGGTAGTGAAGTACGCAGACAACATCCTGAAGGGGTTCGCCACTTCCTTTTCCATCATCGTCTCCACTGTCGTCTCTGTCTACCTCTTTGGGTTCCACGTGGACCTCCTCTTCACTCTGGGTGCTGGTCTGGTCATTGGAGCTGTCTATATGTATAGTCTGCCCAAAGCAGCTGCTCCCTCCCCGTCTACtgctaccctctcctcttccagcCACAGTCTGGCCGACGGCGCTGGAGACTCGGAGACGGAAGCTTTCCTCCCAAAGTCAGTCCTGGTGAAATGAGCGCTCTGCAATCCTgtctgtccttctcttcttcctttCAAATCTCATTATTTTTCCATCTGGACTAAAACAAACTTTGCCTTCCATCTTTATCTTTCTGCTACTTATATTTAATTTGGGAACTTCATATCAATAGATTTTTTTGATACAAACGGAAGGGGTACGGCATCGCTGTATTTTAGTTCTGTAGATAGCCCAAGGTTGTTATTCCTCAGACTACCCATCAGTGTATTCTGCCTATAATGGAATGGGTAGCCAGAGATTTTAACTCCGTTTTCGTGCAGTAGTCTGCTAAGTTTCAATACTTTTTGAAAGCACAAGAGGGTGAAGTATGAAAACTTGTGATATTCTGTTCATGTTAATCATGCCTCTGGGAATATCTTTGCTTTCAATACTTAGTTCTCTACAGACCCCTCTTTGCCTTAAACAATGTATTTTTAATCAAAAGAAAGCCTTACCACATATCTAGATGACTTGCCAGAGGACATAAAATACAGCTGCAActttagttgttttttttaaattgaagttATGTTCTTCAAGAAACCTAGTTACTTGGATACAACTCTTTAGACAGAgagtctggccattctaccataaaggcctgattagtggagtactgcagagatggttgtccatctgaaCTATAATGGAATATAGTTGAAAGACTTCCAATTGGCATGGCGACTTTATAAATGTCTATAAACCTAGAAACTGAAAAGGAGTTTGAGGTGTTCCGGAATTAATGTATTTCTGTCTGCTCTCGCTTGAGCTCCTCGGGTGTAGACCCAACTAATCGAATCCCATCCTAACGGCGCCTAAAATGGAGGCCAGTTTAGGGTGGGCCGGGCTAGTTTGGGCACCACCTGAGCTAATGGTCATGCTGTGCCTTTTCTCTTTCATTTGTACAGTAATGATATCATTTGTTGACAAAAGTTGAAAAATGCATAAATAATATCACATTTATAATTTCATTTTTTGCTTTGACTAATTGTGACAGGTTTGTGGAAATATGCTCATGCTCATATTTATACAAACTGTTCTCTGAGatgtcttttcttttttttttaagatatcaACTGGAGTTGATGGAATGTTTTCATGTTTTTTGTCAAAGTGGAAAGTGTTTGTCCCTGAGCAAAAAACACAGAGTAAACTGGACAAGTATCAAATGATAAAGCATTAGTtgtgggtgtttttttttttacactcaaGTCTGCTTTATTATCATATTAAATGAAGGGGCTTTTCTCTTTAAATCGAAGTTAAATCCCAATGTTACCAGAGAATATTGAGCATACTTGCTTAGATTTTGCAAGAATGGTTTCTTTAAAATCATCAAGCTGACAaggacaatatactgtatttttagGCAGCTAAAATTATTTTTTGTCATGAATTGTTTTATTTAGTTTTTGTTTACCTTCAGGCTGTTGGTGTTGGATTGGGTTAGAAATTCAGATACAGCTGCTCATAGTCTTTTGACCTACAGCCAATTCATATCATTTAAAATGCATAAATAAGTAGGCCTGTATATAGAATTATATCTTAAGTCTGGGTTAGTATCATTGACATTAAACAAATGAATTGATAGACTTATTAAAGCCAGTTTGAAAATGCTTTACAAATGGAATTCAGAAGGGAGGTGATATTTCTCACAATTTGTTTTTCAGTGTGAAATATCAGGGGGAAAAACTAATTGATACAGTTTAGATCAAGAAAAGTATTTATCTGACATTTTTTACTATGTTCATGACTTAGCTATTTCTGTACACTCTCAGACAAAAGCATATTTTATTTAGTCATCAACATTTTACTACAGTATCCCCAAGCCTTTTGGCCTCTGAGAaatgacctgaccaccatatgctGGAATAATTAATGAACACTTACATGTTACCTATTTAAGTTACCTAAGAAATAGTATCTGGTCTCAGTATGATGAGGTTATCGTTGTGTTCCTCCTCAGAAAGACTATTAGCAGCTGTTCAATATGGGATGAATTTGTCTGCGTTCATTGCCTTCAATGTTGACACAGAGCCACTGGCTTCTACTTGGTGTCTTATTGTCCCACATCACTGTTCAGCGTTGGATGCATTTATATCTGTGTGATATGAAATTAACTTATGAAGAAAAAGATAGTTATCATGGTTAGTTTGCACTTTTTACGAATGCCTCTGTACAAATAATACTTCTTTTAGTAAAACTTTTATAAAACTGGAGCTGGTTTCCATCCCTCTGGATTTTGTCTTAAttcatgtatactgaacaaaaatataaacgcaacatgcaacaatttcaatgcttttactgagttacagttcatataaggaaacaagtcaattgaaataaatttattaggctctaatctatggatttcacatgaatgggcaggggcgcagccatgggtgggcctgtgagggtgtaggcccacccactggggagccaggcttagccaatcagaatgagtttttccccacaaaaaaaaggctttattacagaaaGAAATGCTCCTCAGTTCCATCAGctatctgggtggctggtctcagatgatcccgcaggtgaagaagctggacgtggaggtcctgggctggcgtggttacatgtgatctgtggttgtgaggccggttggacaaaCTGCCGCCAAATTCAATAAAattacgttggaggcggcttatggtagagaaaataattcaattctctggcaatagctctggtggacattcctgcagtctgccTTCTaaatgcacgctccctcaacttgagatatctgttgtacgatgttgtgtgacaaaactgcgcattttagagtggccttttattgtccccagcacaagctgcacctgtgGAATGATCATGCTgtgtaatcagcttcttgatacgcCCCAcatgtcagatggatggattatcttggcaaaggagaaatactcacgaAGAGGGAtaaaaacaaatttgtgcacaaaatttgagagaaaaaagctttttgtctatatggaacatttctgggatattttatttcagctcatgaaacatgggaccaacactttacatgttgcgtttataattgTGTTTAGTATAATTGTAATGCAAGTACAAAATCCTGTGTCCCTTTATAAGTAGAGCTAACAGAATGTTAACATTGTAATATTACACTTGGTGCAGAGCACCACCAGGAGTGTTATCACCGTGATCCAGTGCACTATTGCATCCGTTTAAGTCATAAGGCCGTTCTTATCCCTGCATCTTTTTCCAACGAAGAATTATCGCCTGTAGTGACAGAGATGTCGAGAGATGCTATTGTCCATCAATGTTAAAAGACAACTATCCCAGTCAAACCAGTAACATCGGCTTGCCTACAATTTTTTCATGATAAACTGGGAGTGAGAGACAAGTGAATATCAGGGGAGGAAAAAATCAGGATAAACATCAAGTCAACCATTTTTGTCGGAAATGATACAGTACACTGCCTTTAAGAGTTTTTGActtacagtaccagccaaaagtttggacacacctactcattcaagggtttttctttatttttactatttttattactacattgtagaataatggtgaagacaaactatgaattaacacatggaatcatgtagtaaccaaaagtgttaaacaaattaaaatattttagattcttcaaagtagccaccctttgccttgacagtttTCCACACACTCAGCCAGCTTCatgtggaatgcttttccaacagtcttgaaggagttcccacatatgctgagcacttgatggctgcttttccttccatctgtggtccaactcatcccaaaccatctcaaatgagttgaggtcgggtgattgtggaggccagatcatctgatacagcactccatcactctccttcttggtaaaatagcccttacacagcctggaggtgtgttttgggtcattgtcctgttgaaaaacaaatgatagtaaccctaagtgcaaaccagatgggatggtatatcgctgcagaatgctgtggtagccatgctggttaagtgtgccctgaattctaaataaatcacacagtCACCAGCAAATCCCTATCACACCACCTCCATgttaggaaccacacatgcagagatcatctgttcactgactgcatctcacaaagacatggcggttggaaccaaaaatctcaaatttggactcatcagaccaaaggacagatttccaccggtctaatgtccattgcttgtgtttcttggtccaagcaagtctcttcttattggtgccctttagtagtggtttctttgcagaaattcaaccatgaaggcctgattcacgcagtctcctctgaacagttgatgttgaggtgactgttacttgaactctgtgaagcatttatttgggctgcaatttctgaggctggtaaataaatgaacttatcctctgcagcagaggtaacgtctacctttcctgtggcggtcctcatgagagccagtttcattgtagcgcttgatggtttttgcgactgcacttgaagaaactttcaaagttcttgaaatattcctgATTTCCTGacctccatgtcttaaagtaatgattgactgtaatttctctttgcttattagagctgttattgccataatatggacttggtcttttaccaaataagactatcttgtcacaacacaactgaatggctcaaacgcattaaggaaagaaattccacaaattgacttaacaaggcacatctgttaattctAATGAAAAacggtggctaatttgaagaatctcaaatataaaatatattttgatttgtttaacacttttttggttactacatgattccatatgtataaagaaaacccctggaatgagtaggtgtgtccaaacttttgactggtactgatatatatatatatatatatatatatatatatatatatatatatatatatatatatatatatatatatatatatatatgtatattcagTGTTTGAGCTTTTCGCTACCCTATTTTCAGAGCTGTAAGATATACAGTTCTAAAGTTCTCCCTAGGGAGAATGTTTATTTT
Coding sequences within:
- the slc35a2 gene encoding UDP-galactose translocator: MAGGNNNGQGTGVGEEKTASPRQSEVNRKLKYISLAILVVQNASLILSIRYVRTLPGDRFFTTSAVVMAEVLKVLTCLLIILFQRKGNLKEFIVLQYNSIVIQYKDTLKLAVPALIYTLQNNLQYVAISNLPAATFQVTYQLKILTTALFSVLMLRKSLSRIQWLSLLLLFAGVAIVQLEQEGKQKETTVTGPSQNYAKGLVAVIVSCLSSGFAGVYFEKILKGSSASVWMRNIQLGIFGTLLGLLGMWWNDGLAIAEKGFLFGYTPMVWGVIFNQAFGGLLVAVVVKYADNILKGFATSFSIIVSTVVSVYLFGFHVDLLFTLGAGLVIGAVYMYSLPKAAAPSPSTATLSSSSHSLADGAGDSETEAFLPKASEKEKGC